The sequence CGCCCCCTTGGAGATGAAGATTCCGCCGTGGCGCCGCGGGAGTGTCAGGGCGAACGGTCGGGAGTCGTCGATGACGAGCACGCTGTGACCGAGGACCTGTCGGGGCTCGGCCCAGACTCGCAGCCGGTGCGCGGTGCGCGTGGTCGCCCGGCGTTGCCGGTGGGCCTCGGCGCCGACCATGATGGCAAGGCCGGCAGCACCCAGTGCAGACAGGGCCAGCAACACCGCAGCGGGAATCCCGGTGTCGATGGTTGCGGTGGGGAACGGGTTGGCGGCGGCGAGGCAGCGCTGGCAGACGTCGGCGGCGCTGCCGGGTAAGAGCACCGGGCCGGAGGTGATCCACGCCAGCAGTGGCCCGAGGGCGAGAGCGGTGATGACCCAGCTGACAACGCTGCCAGTGAGTAGCGCCGCGGAGGTCCGGGGTGCGCGGACCAGGGCGGGAGCAGCCCGTCTGAGCACCCACGGGCCGGCCAGCGCCGAGACGGTCAGTGCGAGGACCAGCATTACGGTGAGACTCTCCGCGATCACCGCCCCCCTCCGTCCGCTCCATCCGTGCGCGCACGCAGGTAGTTGCGCAGCAGGTCGAGGTCGGTGGGAGGGATCGTGTCGATGAAGTGCAGCATGGATGCGGTACGGTCGCGGCTGGATTCCAGGGCGTGCCTCATCACGGAGGCGACATGCTCCTCCCGGGGGATCCTCGCCTC comes from Citricoccus muralis and encodes:
- a CDS encoding M56 family metallopeptidase, whose amino-acid sequence is MLVLALTVSALAGPWVLRRAAPALVRAPRTSAALLTGSVVSWVITALALGPLLAWITSGPVLLPGSAADVCQRCLAAANPFPTATIDTGIPAAVLLALSALGAAGLAIMVGAEAHRQRRATTRTAHRLRVWAEPRQVLGHSVLVIDDSRPFALTLPRRHGGIFISKGALRALTRDELAAVLAHEHAHLYQRHHLITTTVASICRPLRWLPIMAAVEDALGHYLEIAADDAARRRVGTPALASALLTLGEHAHHAGHEAPLDGALHALGPDRIRHLVQPHTGPAGLLAALTTTSYLATLVLLATIVYLPYLGAALSGCA